A portion of the Leptospirales bacterium genome contains these proteins:
- a CDS encoding class I SAM-dependent methyltransferase → MLRWSLADAGNGRRLDRLGELLIDRPSGAARGPAAAVESWSNANYFYSAERKIWLRERGPESAGRPEEAWLARLPEDLICEATLLQGGQLGFFADHAPLWRWMDDELISNQTSGADCILLNLFAYTGMLSCAAARRGCRVVHLDASSSAVHRARRNAQLNGVAEDRIRYIVDDAMAFAARELKRNRRYHYIALDPPAFGRAAGGAIWKLERDLIPLLKICRALLHANGRALLSLHAAEMDESRFRNLCAQAGFADENIQVEEQQERAESGVALRCGWRAVLSLTC, encoded by the coding sequence GTGCTTCGCTGGTCGCTGGCGGACGCCGGCAACGGCCGGCGCCTGGACCGTCTTGGCGAGCTACTGATCGACCGTCCCTCGGGGGCCGCCCGGGGCCCCGCAGCTGCGGTTGAATCCTGGTCAAACGCAAACTATTTCTACAGCGCCGAACGAAAGATCTGGCTTCGGGAACGCGGACCTGAATCAGCCGGGCGCCCGGAAGAAGCCTGGTTGGCGCGGCTGCCGGAAGACCTCATTTGCGAAGCGACTCTGTTGCAGGGCGGACAGCTTGGATTTTTTGCCGACCATGCTCCACTCTGGCGCTGGATGGACGACGAGCTGATTTCCAATCAAACTTCTGGCGCTGACTGCATTCTGCTCAATCTTTTTGCTTATACCGGGATGCTCAGCTGCGCCGCAGCCAGGCGCGGTTGTCGCGTCGTTCACCTTGATGCCTCATCAAGCGCTGTACATCGAGCGCGGCGCAATGCACAGCTGAATGGCGTTGCCGAGGACCGAATTCGCTACATCGTCGATGATGCAATGGCCTTTGCAGCGCGCGAATTGAAGCGCAATCGGCGCTACCACTACATAGCGCTCGACCCGCCGGCCTTTGGCCGCGCCGCAGGCGGAGCGATCTGGAAACTTGAGCGCGATTTGATCCCGTTGCTCAAGATTTGCCGGGCGCTGCTGCATGCCAACGGACGGGCGCTGTTGTCGCTGCATGCCGCCGAAATGGACGAGTCGCGTTTTCGAAATCTATGCGCGCAGGCTGGCTTTGCCGACGAGAACATACAAGTCGAAGAACAGCAGGAGCGCGCCGAATCCGGCGTTGCTTTACGTTGCGGATGGCGCGCGGTACTATCGCTAACCTGCTGA
- a CDS encoding glutathione S-transferase N-terminal domain-containing protein, producing MRIYQFASCPYCQRVRQACDRLGMQKGRDYELVEASRGTPGRDEVIQLGGMSQVPFLTDGDLRMYESDDIVSYLQTRFAAGAPQA from the coding sequence ATCCGCATCTATCAGTTTGCCTCCTGTCCTTACTGCCAGCGCGTGCGACAGGCCTGCGATCGTCTGGGTATGCAGAAGGGCCGCGACTATGAACTGGTGGAGGCCAGTCGGGGTACGCCCGGGCGAGACGAGGTGATTCAACTGGGCGGTATGAGTCAGGTGCCGTTTTTGACGGATGGCGATCTGCGCATGTACGAATCGGACGATATCGTCTCTTACCTTCAGACGCGCTTTGCGGCTGGCGCTCCCCAGGCTTGA
- the grxD gene encoding Grx4 family monothiol glutaredoxin, producing MEQAMKDRIEESIKSKKVFLFMKGTPQQPMCGFSAGVVQVLNRLGAEYGSCNVLADEGIRQGIKEYANWPTIPQLYIDGEFIGGHDIVVQMAQSGELQKKISG from the coding sequence ATGGAACAGGCAATGAAGGATCGCATCGAAGAATCGATCAAAAGCAAAAAAGTATTCCTATTCATGAAGGGAACGCCGCAGCAGCCGATGTGCGGCTTTTCGGCTGGCGTTGTTCAAGTTCTGAACCGCCTGGGCGCCGAATACGGATCCTGCAACGTTCTGGCGGACGAGGGCATTCGCCAGGGAATCAAGGAATACGCCAACTGGCCTACCATCCCTCAGCTCTATATTGATGGCGAGTTCATTGGCGGGCATGACATCGTGGTGCAGATGGCTCAATCAGGCGAGTTGCAAAAGAAGATCAGCGGGTAG
- a CDS encoding BolA/IbaG family iron-sulfur metabolism protein — translation MTISELQSRIEQGLPGARVEIQDPMRDGVHLKAVVRFAGFSGRPLLEQHRMVYELLREELKGELHALALETRAD, via the coding sequence ATGACAATCAGCGAGTTGCAAAGCAGAATTGAACAGGGACTTCCCGGGGCGCGCGTTGAGATTCAGGACCCAATGCGCGATGGCGTCCATCTGAAGGCGGTGGTTCGCTTTGCCGGATTTTCTGGCCGCCCTCTGCTAGAGCAACACCGCATGGTATATGAGCTCTTGCGCGAGGAACTAAAGGGAGAATTGCACGCCCTGGCGCTGGAAACGCGCGCCGATTGA
- a CDS encoding BolA family transcriptional regulator yields MQQLLTRQFEPLELLIDDLSDRHAGHAGARPGGETHFHIRMRAASLAGLSLIEQHRRVNQALAAEFQDGLHALSLDLAAS; encoded by the coding sequence ATGCAACAGCTACTGACGCGACAGTTTGAGCCCCTGGAACTGCTCATAGACGACCTCAGCGACCGACACGCTGGCCATGCCGGCGCCCGGCCAGGCGGCGAGACCCATTTCCACATTCGGATGCGCGCTGCGAGCCTTGCTGGACTCAGCCTGATCGAACAGCACCGTCGCGTCAATCAGGCCCTGGCGGCAGAATTTCAGGACGGACTGCATGCCCTTTCGCTGGATCTTGCCGCGAGCTGA
- a CDS encoding tRNA pseudouridine(13) synthase TruD — MNDSLAGDFATQRVLPLVSANLPGIGGQFKAHPEDFVVEELPLYDACGEGEHIYLRLRRRLLNTRELVGMLARELSISEASIGYAGLKDRRALSEQTFSLHMPRVALQSVVDRIAARLPSLQVLAANRHRNKLRVGHLRGNRFRLQLRELHPQWMPRLQAKLAFLDSVGTPNYFGEQRFGAEGDNAGRGLAILQGRQKARGWMRRFMLSALQSDLFNRWLASRLQMLCYPQLLAGDVARKRQSGGIFVVQDPELENQRRLRGEIDLCGPIFGQKMPAAEGRPAQMEKAVLDSAGLGFRDFDRSELPGSRRPAIMPIAALQWHAAPNDLHRLEMQFELPPGCYATVLLSELQHGNEPAPGTDATATDATV; from the coding sequence ATGAATGATAGTCTGGCTGGCGACTTCGCGACGCAGCGGGTGTTGCCGCTGGTCAGCGCCAACCTGCCAGGCATTGGCGGACAGTTCAAAGCGCATCCAGAGGACTTCGTAGTCGAGGAACTGCCGCTATATGACGCCTGTGGCGAGGGCGAGCATATCTACCTGCGCTTGCGTCGTCGCCTGCTCAATACTCGAGAGCTGGTCGGGATGCTGGCTCGCGAGCTGAGCATTTCCGAAGCATCCATCGGCTATGCTGGATTGAAAGACAGGCGCGCACTGAGCGAGCAGACATTCTCCTTGCACATGCCGCGCGTAGCGCTGCAGTCCGTTGTTGATCGAATCGCAGCCAGATTGCCGTCGCTACAGGTGCTTGCCGCCAATCGCCACCGCAACAAACTGCGTGTCGGTCACCTGCGTGGAAATCGGTTCCGTCTGCAATTGCGCGAGCTGCATCCGCAATGGATGCCGCGTCTGCAGGCCAAGCTGGCCTTTCTCGACAGCGTCGGGACGCCCAACTACTTTGGAGAGCAGCGCTTTGGCGCCGAAGGCGACAACGCTGGGCGCGGATTGGCCATTCTTCAAGGGCGTCAGAAAGCGCGCGGCTGGATGCGTCGTTTCATGCTCTCCGCTCTGCAATCAGACCTGTTCAACCGCTGGCTGGCAAGTCGCCTGCAAATGCTTTGCTATCCTCAACTGCTCGCAGGCGACGTTGCGCGCAAGCGCCAGAGCGGCGGGATCTTTGTCGTCCAGGACCCCGAATTGGAAAACCAGCGACGCCTGCGCGGCGAGATAGATCTGTGTGGCCCAATCTTTGGCCAGAAGATGCCTGCCGCTGAGGGCCGGCCGGCGCAAATGGAAAAGGCGGTCCTCGATTCGGCGGGTCTCGGTTTTCGCGACTTCGACCGAAGCGAGCTGCCAGGCAGTCGAAGACCGGCGATCATGCCGATTGCGGCCCTGCAGTGGCATGCCGCGCCAAACGACCTTCATCGGCTGGAAATGCAGTTTGAGTTGCCGCCCGGATGCTATGCCACCGTACTGCTGTCGGAGCTACAGCATGGCAATGAACCAGCGCCGGGAACGGATGCAACAGCTACTGACGCGACAGTTTGA
- the gmhB gene encoding D-glycero-beta-D-manno-heptose 1,7-bisphosphate 7-phosphatase: MKPVRLAILDRDGTINLDSPNAILKLEEFELLPGAATAIAALSQSGILVAVATNQAAIGRGRTTAAEVEKMHAKLRSEAHAAGGKIDWIMICPHRPEDQCQCRKPAPGMLLELLMRAEVTPQAAVMIGDSLRDLEAAQAAGIRALLVRSGNGAELEATGGARLAAGIFDDLDAACRQVLQENE, from the coding sequence GTGAAACCGGTGCGCCTGGCGATATTGGATCGCGACGGAACGATCAATCTCGACAGCCCGAATGCAATCCTGAAGCTGGAGGAGTTTGAACTGCTGCCTGGCGCGGCCACAGCAATCGCCGCCTTGAGTCAGAGCGGTATTCTGGTTGCCGTCGCTACAAACCAGGCAGCCATCGGGCGCGGTCGGACCACGGCAGCAGAAGTTGAGAAGATGCACGCCAAACTCCGTAGCGAGGCCCATGCTGCAGGCGGCAAGATTGATTGGATCATGATCTGTCCCCACCGTCCTGAAGATCAGTGCCAGTGTCGCAAGCCAGCGCCGGGAATGCTGCTGGAGTTGCTAATGCGCGCTGAAGTTACGCCACAGGCGGCGGTAATGATTGGCGATAGCTTGCGGGACCTCGAGGCGGCGCAGGCGGCCGGGATTCGAGCGCTGCTGGTTCGCAGCGGCAACGGCGCGGAGCTGGAGGCGACCGGCGGCGCCCGGCTGGCCGCTGGAATCTTCGACGATCTTGACGCCGCCTGCCGGCAAGTGCTACAGGAAAATGAATGA
- a CDS encoding ABC transporter permease, which translates to MNSRQMLVALSTIVRREIVRILRIWIQTLVPPAITMALYFLIFGRLIGSRVGDVQGMTYLRFIAPGLILMAVITNAYANVSSSFFSARFQRNIEELLVSPTPNWIIVLGYSLGGVVRSLMVGGVVLLIAAIFQPMSAPHPLSALSSCILASFVFSLGGFLNACYARKFDDISLIPTFILTPLTYLGGVFFSADMLSPFWRGLALANPILYLVNAFRFGLTGHSDIAPELAYLTAAAAAALLFLINVRLLKVGRGLRQ; encoded by the coding sequence ATGAATAGCCGTCAAATGCTGGTGGCGCTCAGCACCATTGTCCGTCGCGAAATTGTTCGAATTTTGCGCATCTGGATCCAGACTCTTGTTCCGCCGGCCATAACCATGGCCCTCTATTTCTTGATATTTGGGCGCTTGATTGGATCCAGGGTGGGCGACGTACAGGGCATGACCTACCTGCGATTCATTGCGCCTGGCCTGATCCTGATGGCGGTTATCACCAACGCCTATGCCAATGTTTCGTCTTCCTTTTTCAGCGCGCGCTTTCAACGAAACATCGAGGAGCTGCTGGTATCGCCCACGCCGAACTGGATCATCGTTCTGGGCTACTCCCTGGGCGGCGTAGTTCGCTCGTTGATGGTGGGCGGGGTAGTATTGTTGATTGCGGCAATCTTTCAGCCGATGTCGGCGCCGCACCCGCTATCTGCGCTGAGCTCCTGCATACTGGCTTCCTTTGTTTTTTCACTGGGCGGCTTTTTGAACGCCTGCTACGCGCGGAAATTCGATGATATCAGCTTGATTCCAACCTTTATCCTCACGCCGCTCACTTATCTGGGCGGCGTCTTCTTCTCGGCCGATATGCTCTCGCCCTTCTGGCGCGGCCTGGCGCTGGCAAACCCCATTTTGTATCTGGTCAACGCCTTTCGCTTTGGATTGACCGGCCATAGCGACATCGCGCCAGAGCTGGCTTATCTGACCGCTGCAGCAGCGGCGGCTCTGCTTTTCCTCATCAATGTTCGCTTGCTTAAGGTTGGACGGGGTTTGCGGCAGTGA
- a CDS encoding ABC transporter ATP-binding protein: protein MKQETALAISGLKKTYANGVEALRNLDLEVRAGDFFGLLGPNGAGKTTIIGIISSLVRPSGGRASIFGHDIERDWSQARMGLGVVPQEFNFNIFESVEQIVTTQAGFYGIPRRVAQVQTESLLRRLSLWDKRQTPAGQLSGGMKRRLLIARALVHQPRLLVLDEPTAGVDVELRRSMWEFLTELNAGGVAIILTTHYLEEAEQLCRNVAIIDHGAIVAQSAVRDLIQTMNSETFVLDLAESIGAVPNIEGFQLRRTAEGMLEAEAPRGRSLNDLFEGLSKEGIRVVSMRNKVNRLEELFVRLTARTEAVGL, encoded by the coding sequence GTGAAGCAAGAAACGGCATTGGCCATCAGCGGATTGAAGAAGACCTACGCCAACGGCGTCGAGGCGCTGCGCAACCTGGATCTGGAGGTTCGCGCCGGCGATTTCTTTGGACTGCTTGGACCCAATGGCGCCGGCAAGACCACCATCATCGGCATCATTTCTTCGCTGGTGCGCCCTTCGGGCGGGCGAGCCAGCATCTTCGGTCATGATATTGAAAGAGACTGGTCGCAGGCGCGTATGGGCCTTGGCGTTGTCCCCCAGGAATTCAACTTCAACATCTTTGAATCCGTGGAACAAATCGTAACCACCCAGGCGGGCTTCTATGGCATCCCGCGGCGCGTCGCTCAGGTGCAAACCGAATCGCTCTTGCGCCGTCTGTCGCTCTGGGATAAGCGCCAAACTCCGGCCGGCCAGTTGAGCGGCGGAATGAAGCGGCGACTGTTGATTGCCAGGGCGCTGGTCCACCAGCCTCGGCTGCTGGTGTTGGACGAGCCAACTGCCGGCGTCGATGTGGAATTGCGGCGCTCGATGTGGGAATTTCTTACGGAATTGAATGCCGGCGGCGTCGCCATTATTCTGACCACTCACTATCTGGAAGAGGCCGAACAGCTCTGTCGCAATGTCGCAATCATAGACCATGGCGCCATAGTCGCTCAAAGCGCTGTGCGCGACCTAATCCAGACGATGAACTCTGAGACCTTTGTACTGGATCTGGCCGAAAGCATCGGAGCAGTTCCGAACATCGAGGGCTTTCAGTTGCGTCGCACTGCCGAAGGTATGTTGGAAGCTGAAGCGCCGCGGGGGCGCAGCCTGAACGATCTTTTTGAAGGATTGAGCAAGGAAGGAATTCGCGTCGTCAGTATGCGTAACAAGGTCAATCGATTGGAAGAGTTGTTTGTTCGACTGACCGCCCGCACGGAGGCAGTCGGGCTATGA
- a CDS encoding 4-hydroxy-3-methylbut-2-enyl diphosphate reductase: MSLPGNRTMARQFEIPAFYRSPVISILKTARRKQDRYKKDLSPTILDLGSLRFKLARHFGFCYGVENAIEIAYRALAENEGKNVYLLSEMIHNPAVNGDLQRRGIQFLCRTDGAPLIPLSGLQAGDVVIVPAFGAPVELMNEMRDRGIDTQKYNTTCPFVEKVWNRSQLLGEQGYTVIIHGRPDHEETRATFSHARLAAPSLVIRDLKEARLLAEFLRGDRPWTDFGRDFNPRVSDGFVAERDLGKIGVVNQTTMLASETQSIADELRSAIAQRYGEAALGERFADTRDTLCYATEENQTATKGLIEAGGHLAIVVGGYNSSNTSHLVELLEQRYPTYYIKDADEILSDHRIRHLDMHSGSLTESESWIPPNRPLEILLTAGASCPDAMVDDVLFRLCQHLGIENRLDQALAPFRELIAKQDQEK, translated from the coding sequence ATGAGCCTGCCCGGGAATCGCACTATGGCCAGGCAATTCGAAATACCGGCCTTCTACCGCTCGCCAGTCATTTCCATTCTGAAGACGGCGCGGCGCAAGCAGGATCGATATAAGAAAGATCTCAGTCCCACCATCCTGGACCTGGGCTCGCTGCGATTCAAGCTGGCCCGGCATTTTGGCTTTTGCTACGGAGTGGAAAATGCAATCGAGATCGCTTATCGAGCACTGGCCGAAAACGAAGGCAAGAACGTATATTTGCTCAGCGAGATGATCCACAATCCGGCGGTCAATGGCGACCTGCAGCGGCGTGGCATTCAATTTCTATGCCGGACTGATGGAGCGCCGTTGATTCCATTGTCCGGGTTGCAAGCGGGGGATGTAGTCATCGTCCCAGCTTTTGGCGCGCCTGTGGAACTCATGAACGAGATGCGCGATCGCGGCATCGACACGCAGAAATACAATACTACTTGCCCCTTTGTGGAGAAAGTCTGGAATCGATCGCAGTTGCTGGGCGAGCAGGGCTATACCGTGATCATTCATGGCCGACCCGACCACGAAGAGACGCGAGCAACCTTCTCCCATGCCCGACTGGCAGCGCCTTCCCTGGTGATTCGCGATCTGAAAGAAGCGCGCCTGCTTGCTGAATTTTTGCGGGGCGATCGCCCCTGGACCGATTTTGGTCGGGATTTCAATCCTCGCGTATCGGACGGCTTCGTAGCAGAGCGAGACCTTGGAAAAATTGGCGTGGTCAACCAAACCACTATGCTGGCCAGCGAAACCCAGTCCATCGCCGACGAATTGCGCAGCGCCATCGCGCAGCGCTACGGCGAGGCTGCGCTTGGCGAACGTTTCGCCGACACGCGCGATACACTATGCTATGCCACCGAAGAAAACCAGACAGCAACGAAAGGCCTGATTGAGGCTGGCGGACATCTTGCGATAGTGGTGGGAGGCTACAATTCTTCCAATACCTCCCATCTGGTGGAACTGCTGGAACAACGCTATCCCACATACTACATAAAGGATGCTGACGAAATTTTGAGCGATCATCGAATCCGGCACCTTGATATGCATTCCGGCAGCCTGACCGAAAGCGAATCATGGATCCCGCCGAATCGCCCGCTGGAAATCCTGCTGACGGCAGGGGCCAGCTGTCCTGATGCAATGGTCGATGATGTTTTGTTTCGACTCTGCCAGCATCTGGGCATCGAAAATCGATTGGACCAGGCCCTGGCCCCCTTTCGCGAACTGATTGCCAAGCAGGATCAGGAAAAGTGA
- a CDS encoding glutathione S-transferase family protein — MKLFYHPNSTYSRRVRIAALEKSIELELENVRMERLAHRRKEYLALNPMGRVPCLQDGDLALYESLAILEYLEELQPQPPLMPSGAAARARVRMYMQLSNVDFGIPGSTIYFPRRFLPESRWPHEAMKKAAEHLERHLAALAKDLQGRAYLCDEYSLADVSYAPFLEFRSLLGLEIPPAVEDWSRRLLERPAMLETRPPA, encoded by the coding sequence TTGAAGCTCTTTTATCATCCCAACTCGACTTACAGTCGCCGCGTGCGCATCGCCGCCCTCGAGAAGTCCATCGAGCTTGAACTGGAAAACGTACGCATGGAACGCCTGGCGCATCGACGCAAGGAGTATCTGGCCTTGAATCCGATGGGTCGTGTGCCATGTTTGCAGGATGGCGATCTGGCGCTCTACGAGTCGCTGGCCATTCTCGAATATCTCGAAGAATTGCAGCCGCAACCGCCGCTGATGCCCTCGGGAGCTGCAGCCCGAGCGCGAGTCAGAATGTACATGCAGCTATCCAACGTCGATTTTGGCATTCCTGGTTCGACAATTTACTTTCCTCGTCGCTTTCTGCCTGAATCGCGCTGGCCGCATGAGGCGATGAAGAAGGCCGCCGAGCATCTGGAGCGCCATCTGGCAGCGCTGGCCAAAGACCTGCAGGGACGCGCCTACCTTTGCGATGAATACAGCCTGGCCGATGTCAGCTATGCTCCCTTTCTGGAGTTTCGCTCGCTTTTGGGCCTCGAAATTCCGCCGGCTGTCGAGGACTGGTCGCGACGGCTGCTGGAGCGGCCAGCAATGCTGGAAACCAGGCCGCCAGCGTGA
- a CDS encoding pyridoxal phosphate-dependent aminotransferase, with protein MKQTRIAQLLSHPSGICELMQDLDRALNQRPDLILLGGGNPARVPDVEKRLRQEMESLLADSDRFERAMGVYDGPAGSLSFRRATARLLSDLYGWPLNSENVFLCNGSQSAFHLLFLLFAGRDAGGGLQRILLPQCPEYIGYADAPLDPGLLLQAPPQSRNLDGARFRYQIDFEALQSLALRCGPIGAVLLSRPCNPTGGVCSDQELQRCLQLARQLEAPLVIDQAYGQPFPGLIYGNATPLWAPDIVLCLSLSKAGMPGLRTGIVIANEETVQSLEKLGAMLSLAPGRCGPELAMHLMQSGDLITISKQYVLPYYEERRKRAEAALLGALGNAPGIAVHAAEGAFFLWVRAGNLAIDGSELYRRIAARGVLVTPGRYFYYGQESMPAEAEQTLRLSYAQDPELVARGMKIVAEELIRASV; from the coding sequence GTGAAACAAACACGCATCGCCCAGCTACTTTCGCATCCTTCTGGCATCTGTGAACTGATGCAAGATCTAGATCGGGCTCTGAACCAGAGACCGGACCTGATCTTGCTGGGCGGCGGAAATCCGGCGCGGGTTCCAGATGTTGAAAAGCGACTTCGGCAAGAGATGGAGAGTCTGCTGGCTGATTCCGATCGCTTTGAGCGAGCGATGGGAGTGTATGACGGGCCGGCCGGCTCATTGTCCTTTCGCCGCGCCACGGCCCGCTTGCTTTCCGATTTGTACGGATGGCCATTGAACAGTGAAAACGTTTTTCTCTGCAATGGCAGCCAGAGTGCATTCCATCTGCTATTCTTGCTCTTCGCCGGCCGCGATGCTGGCGGCGGACTGCAGCGAATCCTTCTTCCACAATGTCCGGAGTACATTGGCTATGCCGATGCTCCGCTCGATCCAGGCCTGCTGCTGCAAGCGCCGCCACAATCCAGAAATCTGGATGGCGCTCGCTTTCGATATCAGATCGACTTTGAGGCTTTGCAATCGCTGGCCTTGCGCTGCGGTCCGATTGGCGCGGTCCTGCTTTCGCGGCCCTGCAATCCGACTGGAGGGGTTTGCAGCGATCAGGAATTGCAGCGTTGCCTGCAACTGGCGCGACAGCTTGAAGCGCCGCTGGTCATTGATCAAGCCTATGGGCAACCTTTTCCGGGGCTGATCTACGGCAACGCCACTCCGCTATGGGCGCCGGACATCGTGCTCTGTTTGAGTCTGTCCAAGGCGGGGATGCCTGGATTGCGTACGGGAATTGTAATTGCGAACGAAGAAACTGTCCAATCTCTGGAAAAACTTGGCGCCATGTTGAGTCTGGCGCCTGGTCGCTGCGGACCGGAACTGGCGATGCATTTGATGCAGAGCGGCGATCTAATTACTATTTCTAAACAATACGTATTACCATATTATGAAGAGCGTCGAAAAAGGGCGGAAGCCGCGCTGCTGGGCGCTCTGGGCAATGCTCCGGGCATTGCAGTCCATGCAGCCGAGGGCGCCTTCTTTTTGTGGGTGCGCGCCGGGAACCTGGCAATCGACGGGAGCGAACTCTACCGCCGAATTGCCGCCCGCGGCGTGCTGGTAACGCCGGGCCGCTATTTCTACTACGGGCAGGAATCGATGCCAGCGGAAGCGGAGCAGACGCTGCGACTGAGCTATGCCCAGGACCCGGAGCTGGTCGCTCGCGGAATGAAGATCGTTGCCGAGGAATTGATTCGCGCCAGCGTTTGA
- a CDS encoding fructose-bisphosphate aldolase class I, giving the protein MSFRQELESNARKLAADGRGILAADESNATMGKRLESAGAVNSEENRRAFRDLMFTAPEMARFVSGVILYDETIRQKSASGQPFPQLLQSLGVIPGIKVDTGAKTLPGSEAEKITEGLDGLRARLQEYYSMGARFAKWRAVIEVDSVLPSEYCLLANAQALARYAALCQENGLVPIVEPEVLMDGAHNLQRCQEVTEHTLHLVFNALYDHRVMLEGMLLKPNMVIAGKKCSVQATVEEVATETLRTLRHTVPAAVPGIVFLSGGQSDELATAHLNRMNQSGSHPWLLSFSYGRALQAAALKSWAGKSQNVDAAQKAFLHRARLNSAACRGDYSSAMEQAA; this is encoded by the coding sequence ATGTCATTTCGTCAGGAATTGGAAAGCAACGCACGGAAGCTGGCTGCCGATGGCCGCGGTATTCTCGCCGCCGATGAAAGCAACGCAACGATGGGTAAGCGTCTGGAAAGCGCGGGCGCTGTCAATTCCGAGGAAAATCGGCGCGCCTTTCGCGATCTGATGTTTACGGCGCCGGAGATGGCGCGTTTTGTAAGCGGCGTAATACTCTACGACGAAACGATTCGCCAGAAATCTGCGTCCGGGCAGCCCTTTCCACAACTGCTGCAATCCCTGGGCGTCATTCCGGGAATTAAGGTTGATACAGGCGCAAAAACCCTGCCTGGGTCAGAGGCGGAGAAAATAACTGAGGGCCTTGATGGACTTCGCGCGCGGCTGCAGGAGTACTACTCAATGGGCGCGCGCTTTGCCAAGTGGCGTGCGGTGATCGAGGTCGATTCCGTTCTACCGAGCGAGTATTGCTTGCTTGCCAACGCTCAGGCTCTTGCTCGCTACGCAGCGCTTTGCCAGGAAAATGGACTGGTTCCGATTGTCGAGCCTGAGGTGCTGATGGATGGCGCGCACAATTTGCAGCGATGCCAGGAGGTTACGGAACATACGCTGCACCTGGTCTTCAACGCCCTTTACGATCACCGTGTCATGCTCGAAGGAATGTTGCTGAAGCCCAACATGGTCATTGCCGGCAAGAAATGCAGCGTCCAGGCCACGGTGGAAGAGGTTGCTACGGAGACGCTTCGGACTCTGCGCCATACGGTGCCGGCGGCAGTGCCGGGCATTGTGTTTCTTTCTGGAGGCCAGTCCGATGAGCTTGCTACGGCCCACCTGAATCGTATGAACCAATCTGGATCGCATCCGTGGTTGCTCAGCTTTTCTTACGGGCGCGCTCTGCAGGCCGCGGCGCTCAAATCGTGGGCCGGAAAATCGCAAAACGTGGATGCCGCACAAAAGGCCTTCTTGCATCGCGCTCGACTCAACAGCGCCGCCTGCCGCGGCGACTATTCTTCCGCAATGGAACAGGCGGCCTGA